A portion of the Bactrocera neohumeralis isolate Rockhampton chromosome 2, APGP_CSIRO_Bneo_wtdbg2-racon-allhic-juicebox.fasta_v2, whole genome shotgun sequence genome contains these proteins:
- the LOC126755246 gene encoding uncharacterized protein LOC126755246, whose protein sequence is MLSAKSSILVRSYTLFLLTLVVGVFAQFEWQQRDAFDEIKYRFDKVNGDNCPIQHVSDLYLPEDTVSHKPDIKEININPIFPNRTALLHLHNMAMSRSFFWSYILQSRFIRPAINDTYDPGMMYYFLSTVADVSANPYINASAIYFAPNSSYTSSYRGFFNKTFPRFGPRTFRLDDFNDPIHLQKISTWNTFDVQDLGAHLPDTKSKDYTSDLYKINEWYKTWLPDDVEGRHDTKTTYQVEIRYSNNTNETFTFHGPPGADESPGPVKWTRPYFDCGRSNKWLVSAVVPIADIYPRHTQFRHIEYPKYTAIAVLEMDFERLDINQCPKGEGNKGPNHFANTARCKKETTECEPLHGWGFRRGGYQCRCKPGYRLPNVVRRPYLGEIVERASAEQYYNDYDCLKIGWVQKVPIQWERESYDVREKYLDLHPEYRNYSTGSRALHEEHINIDQVLKFIHGVNYRTCKNFHPQDLILRGDVGYGAKEQFENEAKMAVRLANFVSAFLQISDPNEVYTGKRVADKPLTEDQMIGETLAIVLGDTKVWSASMLWERNKFTNRTYFAPHAYKTELNTRKFKVEDLARLNKTHEIYTEKKYFKFLKQRWSTNFDDLETFYLKMKLRHNETGEFMQKYEHYPNSYRAASLKHGYWAQPQFDCNGYVKKWLVTYAAPFFGWDSLKVKLEFKGVVAVSMDMLQLDINQCPDSYYEPNAFKNTHKCDDLTSYCVPIMGRGYETGGYKCECLQGYEYPFEDLITYYDGQLVEAEYQNIVADKQSRYDTFHCRLAGASGLQVATSLLVSLLGLTLVLMYKFR, encoded by the exons ATGTTGAGCGCAAAATCATCGATTTTAGTACGAAGTTATACTTTGTTTCTGCTGACGCTGGTTGTGGGTGTGTTCGCCCAATTTGAATGGCAGCAACGCGATGCTTTTGACGAGATAAAATACAGATTTGACAAAGTAAACGGCGATAATTGTCCAATACAACATGTGAGTGATCTATATTTGCCGGAGGACACAGTTTCGCACAAGCCGGATATCAAGGAAATCAACATCAATCCGATATTCCCCAATCGGACGGCACTGCTTCATTTGCACAATATGGCTATGAGTCGTAGTTTCTTTTGGAGTTATATTTTGCAGTCACGTTTTATACGACCAGCTATAAATGACACCTACGATCCTGGCatgatgtattattttttgtctaCTGTGGCAGATGTGTCTGCTAATCCCTACATAAACGCCTCTGCTATTTACTTTGCGCCTAATAGCTCGTATACGTCCTCCTATCGTGGTTTCTTCAATAAGACGTTCCCACGTTTTGGGCCACGTACATTCCGTTTGGATGATTTTAACGATCCTATACATCTGCAAAAGATTTCAACTTGGAATACGTTCGACGTACAAGATCTGGGTGCGCATTTGCCAGATACAAAATCAAAGGATTACACATCCgacttgtataaaataaatgaatggtACAAGACATGGCTACCCGATGATGTAGAGGGGCGACACGACACAAAAACTACCTATCAAGTTGAGATACGCTATTCGAACAATACGAACGAAACATTTACATTCCACGGCCCACCCGGAGCTGATGAAAGTCCTGGCCCAGTGAAATGGACACGCCCTTACTTTGACTGTGGTCGttctaataagtggcttgtttCAGCTGTTGTACCCATTGCAGATATTTACCCACGACACACACAATTCAGACACATTGAATATCCCAA ATACACTGCCATTGCCGTGCTGGAAATGGATTTCGAGCGTTTGGACATAAATCAATGTCCAAAGGGCGAGGGCAATAAGGGGCCAAATCATTTCGCCAACACAGCGCGTTGTAAAAAAGAAACTACAGAATGTGAGCCGCTGCACGGTTGGGGCTTCCGACGTGGCGGCTACCAATGTCGTTGTAAGCCCGGTTATCGATTACCGAACGTTGTGCGGCGACCGTACCTGGGTGAAATAGTAGAACGAGCGTCGGCAGAGCAATATTATAACGATTATGATTGTCTCAAAATTGGAT GGGTGCAAAAAGTGCCAATTCAATGGGAGCGCGAATCGTATGACGTGCGTGAGAAATATTTGGATCTACATCCGGAATATCGCAACTATTCGACAGGCTCGCGAGCTTTGCATGAGGAACATATTAATATCGATCAAGTGCTCAAATTCATACATGGCGTGAATTATCGCACGTGTAAAAA TTTCCATCCCCAAGATCTGATATTGCGTGGTGATGTGGGTTACGGTGCTAAGGAACAATTTGAAAACGAAGCTAAAATGGCCGTACGTTTGGCGAATTTTGTTAGCGCTTTCTTACAG ATCTCTGATCCCAATGAAGTATATACCGGCAAACGTGTGGCCGACAAACCGCTGACCGAAGATCAAATGATCGGCGAAACACTGGCCATTGTTCTGGGCGACACAAAGGTCTGGTCGGCTTCAATGCTCTGGGAACGCAACAAATTCACTAACCGCACATATTTTGCACCACACGCATACAAGACAGAGTTGAATACACGTAAATTCAAAGTCGAAGATTTAGCACGCCTGAATAAAACGCACGAAATCTACACGGAAAAGAAGTATTTCAAGTTTTTGAAACAACGTTGGTCCACAAATTTTGATGACCTAGAAACGTTCTATTTGAAAATGAAGTTGCGTCACAACGAAACAGgtgaatttatgcaaaaatatgaacattATCCGAATTCATATCGTGCGGCAAGCTTGAAGCACGGCTATTGGGCACAACCACAATTTGACTGTAATGGTTATGTGAAGAAATGGCTCGTGACCTACGCGGCACCCTTTTTCGGCTGGGATAGCCTTAAAGTGAAACTGGAATTCAA GGGTGTCGTTGCAGTCTCTATGGATATGTTGCAATTGGATATCAATCAATGCCCCGATTCCTACTATGAACCGAATGCTttcaaaaatacacacaaatgtGATGATCTCACatcatat TGTGTACCCATTATGGGTCGTGGCTATGAAACTGGTGGCTACAAATGCGAGTGTCTACAAGGCTACGAATATCCATTTGAAGATTTGATCACCTATTACGATGGTCAATTGGTAGAAGCTGAATACCAGAATATTGTAGCCGATAAGCAATCGCGTTACGATACATTCCACTGCCGTTTAGCTGGTGCATCGGGCCTTCAAGTCGCCACCTCACTACTCGTATCACTGCTTGGGTTGACGCTAGTACTAATGTATAAGTTTAGATGA